In Ancylomarina subtilis, the sequence AGAATTTTGCTGTAGTTGGACGTAATTTCCCCTTTGTCCGAAACAAAAACGGGGAATCCCTTGCTCTGAGCTAAAATTGCAGCTCCAACACCACTTTCACCAGCGCCTAAAACAACGATGTTTTTCTGACTATTCATTTATCTGATTTTAAGGGTCACAATAGTGATAACTGCTAAGAAAATACCAATGATCCAAAAGCGAGTTACAATTTTAGCCTCAGGATACCCCTTTAATTGATAATGGTGATGCAGAGGCGCCATTCTGAAGATGCGTCGTCCTTCACCAAATTTCTTCTTTGTGTATTTAAACCACGAAACCTGCATCATAACAGAAACATTTTCTACAAGGAAAATCCCGCAAAGTATAGGAATCAGAAGTTCTTTATGGATAATGATTGCCAAAACCGCAATAATACCGCCCAATGACAGACTTCCTGTATCACCCATAAATACTTGAGCAGGGTAGGAGTTGTACCAAAGGAAACCAATGGTTGCACCAATAAAGGCTGATATGTAAACTACAAGTTCTCCCGAAAGTGGAATGTACATGATGTTGAGGTAGCTGGCATAGACCAAGTGCCCCGATACATAAGCCAAAATCCCAAGCGTTGCGCCAACAATAGCAGAGGTCCCGGTTGCCAGACCATCTAATCCATCCGTCATATTAGCGCCATTTGACACTGCAGTTACAATAAATATGGTCACAATAATAAAAAGGATCCATGCCAGTAGTGATGAATACTCCCCTCCGAAACGGACAAGACTCTCGTAATCAAATTCATTGTTTTTAAAGAACGGAATAGTCGTTTTGGTTGACTTGATATCCTTGGTCATGGCTGTTGCATTGGCGTGATCATTGGTGAAGCCTTCATCAACAACTTCGGTTTTTGTGCCAATATCATAGATATTAGCTCTTTCACGAATTACAACATCATCATTGATGTATAAGGTTAAACCAACAATTAAACCCAAACCAATCTGTCCTGCAATTTTAAATCGCCCCTTTAGGCCTTCTTTGTCCTTTTTAAAAACTTTGATATAGTCATCTATAAAGCCAATCAGCCCCAACCAAACGGTTGTGATAATCATTAAGATGATATAAATGTTTTCAAGTTTGGCGAATAATAAAACAGGTACTAAAATAGAAATCAATATAATGAGTCCCCCCATGGTAGGCGTTCCTTTTTTCTCGATTTGACCTGCCAAACCCAGATCTCTTACGATTTCACCAATTTGTTGCTTTTGCAGATAGTAGATGATTTTTTTACCAAAAACAGTTGCAATAAACAGCGAAGTCATGATACTTAATGCGGCGCGAAATGAGATATAATCAAACATTCCAGCTCCTGGAAAATCGAGTTCGTTTAGGTATTTAAAGAGATAGTATAACATGCTTATTGGTTAAATATTTCGTTTATAATTTCTTTGTCGTCAAAGTGGTGTTTGACGCCTTTAATTTCTTGATAATCTTCGTGACCTTTTCCCGCAACAAGAATAATATCATCTTTTTGCGCTAACATTATCGCTGTGCGAATTGCCTCTTTTCTATCCGAAATGGCCAAAACTTTTCTGAGGTTGTCCGCTGAAACACCTTCTCTCATTTCAGAAATGATTGTATCAGGGTCTTCTGATCGTGGATTGTCAGAAGTTAAAATAACCTTATCGCTATATTCAGCTGCAACTTGAGCCATTAAAGGGCGTTTGGTTTTATCTCTATCGCCACCAGCGCCAACAACAGTAATAACTGTTTCGTTTCTGGTTCTGAGTTGGTCGATTGTCTGTAAAACATTCTTCAGCGCATCAGGTGTATGTGCATAGTCAACAATTGCCATCACACCATTTGGCGAAATCAGACTCTCGAAACGACCAGCCACAGATTTAAGTTCACTCATTTTCATCAAGACTTCTTCTTTTGATTGATCGAGAAGTCGAGCGGCACTATAGACCGCCAAAAGGTTGTGTGCATTGAAATCGCCAATGAAATTGGTCCACAATTCCATCCCATCCATTTCCAATAGCATGCCATTGAAATGTTTTTCAAGAATTTGAGCTCTAAAGTCGGCAAAGGCACGGGTTGAGTAGGTGAATTTATGTGCTTTGGTATTTTGAAGCATGATTTTTCCATTCTTATCATCCGCATTTGTAATCGCAAATGCTGTTTTACCCAACTGATCGAAAAAGCCTTTTTTTGCTCTTAGATATGAATCGAAGGTCTTGTGATAATCCAGATGATCGTGAGTCAGATTTGTGAAAATTCCACCTTTGAAATTCAAATTGGCAGTTCTATACTGATCAATGGCATGTGAACTAACTTCCATAAAGCAATATTCGCAGCCTGCATCAACCATTTCATTTAAAAGCTTTGAAATTTGAATGGCATCAGGTGTTGTGTGTGTTGCTTTAACTGCTTTGGTATCGATATAATTGGTTACTGTTGATAGTAGACCAACTTTGTAACCCAATTTTCTGAATAGTTCATAAAGCAGACTGGCAATGGTTGTTTTGCCATTTGTTCCTGTTACACCCACAAGTTTAAGGTGATCCGATGGACGATTGTAATAATTATGTGCTAATGCAGAAAGGGCTTTAGATGTGTTTTCAACTTTAATATAGCTTACCTCGGGATGAATATTCTCGGGTAAACGCTCACATAAAATAGCTTTAGCACCTTGTTCAATCGCTCCTGATATATAATCATGGCCATCGGATTGAGTGCCGACTTGTGCAATGAAGAAATCTCCTTTCTCTACTTTTCTTGAATCGAAATGTATGGTATTGATCTCTCTTTCCAGGTTACCTATACTTTCAATTATATTTATGGATCCCAGCAGATCTGTTATTTTTTTTGTCATCTTAACTGTTTCTTATTTATGATGTCAGTCTTTTTTTTTGTTCTCTCTTCAATACGATCTTAATTTCTACTTAAGACAGTTCAATGTAAATTCTATCACCGCTTCTATAATTAGATCCTGGACGCAGCGATTGTTTTTTTACAGATCCAAAACCACTAATGTTAACTTTTAATCCTGCATTTTCCAGGATATAGAGCGCATCTTGTAGTCCCATTCCTTTTACATTGGGGACAAGGTGATTGTTGACAGATCTGTTTTTGTATCTGATTATGGAATCTTGACGAGAGGTTAAAACCCAATCGCTATAAATATCTTTATCATCAACTGTAACTTCTAATTCCTTGAATACTTTATCCAGATCTTCTTTATTCCCATTCAATGAAATCGGTACTTTTACTTCGTACTCTTGTTCATCTTGCTTGGGTGGATGCATGGCATAAGTCATGGCATAAACCTTATCTGCAATAGTTTTAAAAACCGGGCCTGCAACCTGGTTTCCGTAAAAGCCTTTCTTCTTATCAGGACTATTGATGACCACTATGCACGAATATTTAGGGTTGTCTGCGGGGAAATAGCCCGCAAATGAAGCCTGATAGACTTTATGTCCATAGCCCTTATTCTTATCTGCAATTTGAGCTGTTCCTGTTTTTCCTGCAATGCTATAACTGGAATTTCTCAAATTTGTTGCCGTCCCTCTTAAGACCACCCCTTCGAGCATTTTTTTGATTTTGCGCAGTGTTTCTCTGGAACAAAGGCTATTGTTTAAAACCTCTTCATCAAAGTGTTTTAATACTTTCCCATGATATTTAATTTCATTCACAAACATGGGTTTCATCATTCGTCCATTATTGGCTATAGCATTGTAGAGACTTAATGTTTGTAATGGCGTTTGTTGTACCTCGTAGCCAATGGACATCCATGGAAGAGAAATGCCTGACCAACCTTCTTCACCCGGGTATTTTATTTTGGGTATTCCTTCACCTTTAATATCCAGGTCCAAAGTTTTATTCAATCGAAACTCATATAAGCGATTGATGAAATTACGAGGTTTATCCTTGTAAAATTGGTTTACTAATTTTGAAATCCCAACATTTGAAGATTTTTCAAAGGCTTGCTGAACCGTTATTTTTCCATAGCCACCTATATGCGAGTCGCGCATTTTATCATTATAGTAACGATGAACACCATTGCCCGTATCAATTGTGTCGGTGGGTTCAATATAGCCATCTTCGAGTAGGGCCATCATAGATGCTAATTTGAAAGTTGAACCGGGTTCAGTGGCTTCACCAATAGCATAATTGTATATCTCTTCGTAGGTATTTGTTTTTTGATTTAATCCCAGATTTGCAATGGCTTTTATGGCTCCTGTTTCAACTTCCATCAGAATTGCAGAACCATGGTCTGCATGGTAAACCTGTAATTGCTGCAGAAGGGCAGATTCTGCAACATCTTGAAAATTGACATCTATTGTTGTAATAATATCGTTGCCATCTTTGGGGTCAACCTGATTGACCGGTAGCCATTTGCCTGACATCTTTTGCATCATAGAGATGCCGTCAACACCTTTGAGTTCATTTTCAAATAAACCCTCAAGTCCAACTTTACCTATCAGTTCGTTACCATTTCCTTTATTCAGATAACCAATGGTACGACTGGCTAAGTTGATATGGGGTTGTACCCTCTTATTTTCTTGTATGCAGATTAATCCCCCTTTGTTTGGAGATAGTCTGAAAAGAGGGAATGTTTTGATTTGCTTGAGTTCGTTGTAATTTATTTTTCGGCGATTAATGAGTACGTAACGGTTCTTTTTTGAATGAAATTTTGCATTCCACAAGAGTCTGTGATAAGCCGATTTGCTTCTGTCACCAAAAAATCGTGACAGACAAAGAGCTAATGAATCAACTTTTCTCTTGAAAAGAACATCCGTCAGTCCGGGAGCCTGAAAATCCATTCGCAGTTCGTAATAGGGGATTGAACTGGCTAGCAGACGACCATCTGCCGCACAGATGTCACCCCTGTTGGCATAAACAGTAATATCTTTTTTGCTGATGGATTGTGCACGTCCTTTCCATTTCTCTCCTTCAAAAACCTGCAGGTAGATAACTCGTCCCACCACACAGAATGCGAAAAGTAAAATCAGAGTGTAACAGACGCCCACTCGCCACATGATGTCGTTCTTTATTTGCACAGCTTACTTTTCTAAATATATTTTTACTGGAGGTTCTGTTGATTCAATCAAATCTAATCCCTCTTTTTCTACTCGTTTGACCACTTCTGATTGTTTACTCATATACATCAAATCGGATGCAGTTGTGATGGATTCAAACCGAAGTTCTTTAAGTTCTTTTTCAAGACTGACCATATCGCGATAAACCCTTTCTGATTGATATCGGTTGCTGATGTAATAAATACCCAATATTGCAATGAAGAGGATGAATGGGAGGTGGTGTACGACCACATCTTTAGACAAGACACTACCTGAAAGAATATCTTTAAAGGATCCTGAGGGGGTTTCTTTAATTTCTTCTTTTGGGCTAATGAAATCTTTATATTTTCGCTTGAATCCAAACATTATCTTTCGCTTTAAGCGGTTTTATTTTGTTCTTGGTTGTGCAATTCTCAGTTTGGCACTTCTCGATCTGTTATTCAGTTCCAGTTCTTCTTCGCTAGGAAGAATGACTTTTCGGTTAACAGCTTCGAGCGGCGCATTGGTTTTCCCATAGAAATCTTTTTCAGCACCCCCTGCAAATTTGCCATCTCTAATGAAATTTTTCACCAATCTATCTTCAAGAGAATGGTAGGTGATGACGGCTAATCTGCCGTTTGGTTTAAGTGCGTCAGGAATCTGATTCAGCATGTCTTTTAGAACATCCATTTCAGCATTGACTTCGATACGTAAAGCCTGGAAAACCTGAGCCCAATATCTGTGCTCCTTGAATTTTGGCGTACAAGGCATGATGACCTCTTTCAGTTGCTGTATGGTTTTGAATTCGTTATCGGCACGGTACGCTAAAATTAATCGAACGAGTTTTCCTGGGTTTTTAACCTCACCATAATATTTGAAAACTCGGAATAATTCGTCTGAGGAATAGGTGTTGAGAAGATCTGCTGCATTGAATTCAGCACTTTGATTCATTCTCATATCCAAATCGCCATCAAATCGGAATGAAAAACCGCGTTCGGCCACATCAAATTCATGCGATGATACACCTAAGTCAGCCAGGATTCCATCAACTTTTTCGTAGCCGATATATTTCAGGAAATTTTTGAAATATCTGAAATTGTGACGAATGAAGATGAATCTTTCGTCGTCGATGATGTTTCTCTCGGCATCAACATCCTGATCGAAACCGATTAGTTTGCCTGTAGTCAGGTGTTTTATGATCTCACGTGAGTGCCCTCCACCTCCAAAGGTTAGGTCGACATATATCCCATCGGGTTTAATGTCCAAAGCTTCAATGCTTTCGTTTAAAAGTACAGGTACGTGATATGATGTCATATTGTATGAGTGTTACAAAATTTGAAAATATATTCTAATTGGTTTTTGGCTTATTCTGCCATATTGCCGCCAAAAATGTCATTTGCCAATTGGTTGAACTCCTTTAGGTTCATTCCGGAGTCTTTGTATTGTTTTGAATCCCAGATTTCAATTTTACCATCCTGGCCAACAAGGGTTAGCCCATCAGAAAGATTGGTATCTGCAAAAAACTTTTTAGGGATAAGGATGCGTCCGTTACCATCGATTTGAACTTCGGCAGTTCCTCTAAAAAACTCTCTTAAGAAAGTCGCATGTTTGCGATTGAATGGATTTAATTGGCTCCGAATCATTGTTAATTGTTGGTTCCATTCCGACATTGGAAAAAGATCCAAACAATCTTCATATAGATTTTTTCGCATAACAAATCTGTCTTCGGAAGAAGCGGTAAGTAACTTTCGAAAAGCAGAGGGGAGTAAAACTCGTCCCTTTGCGTCTAGTTTGCATGGATAATCACCTATGAATGTTAACATTGACAAAATTGGTTTTCATTTGTAAAAGTAAGAAATTTCCTTACCACTTTCAACCACTTCTAACCACTTTACTGCATTTGTTGAAAACTTTTTATTTGAAATGCTCTTTAGTGGCGTTTGAGGATGTTATGGGTTTGGTTTTCTACAATTTAGTTTCTTTGTTAAGCGGGGCTTTCGATTTGTTTTATGCCCCATTTGAAAATTCATTTTGTCATTAATTTCTCAGAGAAGAAGATTGAAGTGTCTTTTTATTATTTTTACTCAATAAAAATAACGCTTAGCAGTTTTCTGCTCTGGAATACTGCAAAATTATAAAAATATAAGTATGAAAAAACTGGCAAAGTATGGGTTTGTAGTGAGTTTTATTTGGGTAGGTTTTATATTGTCTATCAGCTTTATGGAAGCTTGGGTGAAGTTTCGGGCTGAGAGTTTGGATTTGCCCACTGCTCTTGATGTAGGTCGACATGTTTTTGGAGCCTTAAATGGCGTTGAGAGAGTGTTTTCTGTTTTTCTATTGGTAGTTCTTTTTTACGAATATACTGATAAGCTGATAGTGGTGAGTGGAGTCTTGATTTTCACCTTTATTGTTGCGCAGTCCGGCTATTTGCTGCCAGAGTTGAATGAGCATGCGCAATTGATTATGCAAGGTATGAAGCCTGAGAAAAGTTCTGTTCATATGACATATATTGTGATGGAAGTTTTGAAAGTTGTTGCGCTGTTCGTTTTAGGTTTTAGGCAAGTTAAATTGTTTAGAGAGAATTAATATTTAAGGCTTGTTTGTTGAGTCTCGGTTAAATAGAAATTATGGGGAATATTTGTTCATTATGCCATTCTGGAGAGACATCTCTCTATTATGAGGGAGAGTCTCGGGAGTATTTCCTTTGCTCTGCTTGTCATGTCGTTTTTGTTCCTGAAACGTTTTTTCATTCTGATTTGATTGAAAAAGAGATGTATGATAAGCATCAAAATTCGATTGACGATGTGGTTTATCAAAAATATCTGAAGCGATTGATGGACCCGGTTATGGATCGCATTGGCTCTGGAGCCAAAGGTTTGGATTTTGGCTGTGGTCCGGGACCGGCTTTGTCTCTGCTGTTTGAAAAGTGTGGATTTGAAATGGATATCTATGATGTGTTTTATGCCCCCAATTCTGAGGTTTTTCAAAATAAATACGATTTTATTACAGCTTCGGAGGTTGTTGAGCATTTTCACGATCCCAAAATGGAACTTGATCGTTTATTCAACTTGTTGAATGTTGGAGGTGTGCTTGCAATTAAAACTCAGATGTTACCCAGTGTTGATGATTTTCCACAATGGTATTACAAGCGCGATACGACACATGTGTGTTTGTTTTCTCAAAAGAGCTTTGAATTTCTTGCTGTCCGTTGGGGAGCAAAATTAGAGTTTGTTGACACTGATATTATCATTTTTACGAAATTGCTTCGCTAAAATAAAACGATTTAATTTTGAGGGCTTGTTGGTTTTTATCAGCAAGCCTTTTTTATTTTCGATTTTCCAGGCTTGTTTCAGCTGTGGGAAAGGTGTTTTCTTGTTTTTATTTAGACCTATAATGGATTTCTAATTGCGTGTAAATATCATTGATATTTAACTCGAATAGACCTTATCTTTAGAATCGTGTAAATGTTAAGTCCGATTTTGAACCTAAATATCTAAATATGAAATCTTTGTTTTTGTTGGTGTTGAGTTTTTTGTTCGCTTTCCAGTCTCATGCTCAGGAGGGAACGCAGTGGCGTGGTCCGAATAGAGATGGGAAATATCCAGCGAAAAACCTGTTGAAAAAATGGCCTGAATCCGGCCCGAAATTGTTGTGGCATTATGATGATTTAGGTGATGGACATGCCTCAGCTGCCGTGACTGATACACGAATTTATACAGCAGGGGTTGATGGGGAACAAGGTTTTGTAATAGCTTTTGATTATTCGGGTAAGCAATTGTGGAAAACAAATTATGCAAAAGAATGGCTTGAAAATTATGATGGCGTCAGAGGAACACCATTGCTTGATGATGGGATGCTCTATATTATGAGTGGACATGGTGAGTTGGTGGCTATTTCTGCAGAGAATGGTGAGAAAGTCTGGTCTAAAAATATGTTGACTGAATATGGAGGGAGGAATCTTCGTTTCGGAATGACAGAGAATCTCTTGATAGAAGGGGATAAGATTTTTTGTACGCCTGGGGGAGAAGAGATTAATATCATTGCATTAAATAAAAAGACAGGTGATTTGATCTGGAAAACAAAAGCAAATGGTGAAAAATCGGCATATTGCTCTCCTTTGTTGGTGAAATTGGCAAATCGCTCATTGATGGTGACACATACTGCTAACTCAATTGTTGGAGTTGATACTCAGAATGGCGAAATGATGTGGCGTTTTGAGCATAAGAATCAATATAATATTCATCCCAATACGCCTTTGTATAAGGATGGTCTTTTAT encodes:
- the mraY gene encoding phospho-N-acetylmuramoyl-pentapeptide-transferase, which codes for MLYYLFKYLNELDFPGAGMFDYISFRAALSIMTSLFIATVFGKKIIYYLQKQQIGEIVRDLGLAGQIEKKGTPTMGGLIILISILVPVLLFAKLENIYIILMIITTVWLGLIGFIDDYIKVFKKDKEGLKGRFKIAGQIGLGLIVGLTLYINDDVVIRERANIYDIGTKTEVVDEGFTNDHANATAMTKDIKSTKTTIPFFKNNEFDYESLVRFGGEYSSLLAWILFIIVTIFIVTAVSNGANMTDGLDGLATGTSAIVGATLGILAYVSGHLVYASYLNIMYIPLSGELVVYISAFIGATIGFLWYNSYPAQVFMGDTGSLSLGGIIAVLAIIIHKELLIPILCGIFLVENVSVMMQVSWFKYTKKKFGEGRRIFRMAPLHHHYQLKGYPEAKIVTRFWIIGIFLAVITIVTLKIR
- a CDS encoding UDP-N-acetylmuramoyl-L-alanyl-D-glutamate--2,6-diaminopimelate ligase, whose amino-acid sequence is MTKKITDLLGSINIIESIGNLEREINTIHFDSRKVEKGDFFIAQVGTQSDGHDYISGAIEQGAKAILCERLPENIHPEVSYIKVENTSKALSALAHNYYNRPSDHLKLVGVTGTNGKTTIASLLYELFRKLGYKVGLLSTVTNYIDTKAVKATHTTPDAIQISKLLNEMVDAGCEYCFMEVSSHAIDQYRTANLNFKGGIFTNLTHDHLDYHKTFDSYLRAKKGFFDQLGKTAFAITNADDKNGKIMLQNTKAHKFTYSTRAFADFRAQILEKHFNGMLLEMDGMELWTNFIGDFNAHNLLAVYSAARLLDQSKEEVLMKMSELKSVAGRFESLISPNGVMAIVDYAHTPDALKNVLQTIDQLRTRNETVITVVGAGGDRDKTKRPLMAQVAAEYSDKVILTSDNPRSEDPDTIISEMREGVSADNLRKVLAISDRKEAIRTAIMLAQKDDIILVAGKGHEDYQEIKGVKHHFDDKEIINEIFNQ
- a CDS encoding penicillin-binding protein, encoding MQIKNDIMWRVGVCYTLILLFAFCVVGRVIYLQVFEGEKWKGRAQSISKKDITVYANRGDICAADGRLLASSIPYYELRMDFQAPGLTDVLFKRKVDSLALCLSRFFGDRSKSAYHRLLWNAKFHSKKNRYVLINRRKINYNELKQIKTFPLFRLSPNKGGLICIQENKRVQPHINLASRTIGYLNKGNGNELIGKVGLEGLFENELKGVDGISMMQKMSGKWLPVNQVDPKDGNDIITTIDVNFQDVAESALLQQLQVYHADHGSAILMEVETGAIKAIANLGLNQKTNTYEEIYNYAIGEATEPGSTFKLASMMALLEDGYIEPTDTIDTGNGVHRYYNDKMRDSHIGGYGKITVQQAFEKSSNVGISKLVNQFYKDKPRNFINRLYEFRLNKTLDLDIKGEGIPKIKYPGEEGWSGISLPWMSIGYEVQQTPLQTLSLYNAIANNGRMMKPMFVNEIKYHGKVLKHFDEEVLNNSLCSRETLRKIKKMLEGVVLRGTATNLRNSSYSIAGKTGTAQIADKNKGYGHKVYQASFAGYFPADNPKYSCIVVINSPDKKKGFYGNQVAGPVFKTIADKVYAMTYAMHPPKQDEQEYEVKVPISLNGNKEDLDKVFKELEVTVDDKDIYSDWVLTSRQDSIIRYKNRSVNNHLVPNVKGMGLQDALYILENAGLKVNISGFGSVKKQSLRPGSNYRSGDRIYIELS
- a CDS encoding FtsL-like putative cell division protein; its protein translation is MFGFKRKYKDFISPKEEIKETPSGSFKDILSGSVLSKDVVVHHLPFILFIAILGIYYISNRYQSERVYRDMVSLEKELKELRFESITTASDLMYMSKQSEVVKRVEKEGLDLIESTEPPVKIYLEK
- the rsmH gene encoding 16S rRNA (cytosine(1402)-N(4))-methyltransferase RsmH; this encodes MTSYHVPVLLNESIEALDIKPDGIYVDLTFGGGGHSREIIKHLTTGKLIGFDQDVDAERNIIDDERFIFIRHNFRYFKNFLKYIGYEKVDGILADLGVSSHEFDVAERGFSFRFDGDLDMRMNQSAEFNAADLLNTYSSDELFRVFKYYGEVKNPGKLVRLILAYRADNEFKTIQQLKEVIMPCTPKFKEHRYWAQVFQALRIEVNAEMDVLKDMLNQIPDALKPNGRLAVITYHSLEDRLVKNFIRDGKFAGGAEKDFYGKTNAPLEAVNRKVILPSEEELELNNRSRSAKLRIAQPRTK
- a CDS encoding division/cell wall cluster transcriptional repressor MraZ, which translates into the protein MLTFIGDYPCKLDAKGRVLLPSAFRKLLTASSEDRFVMRKNLYEDCLDLFPMSEWNQQLTMIRSQLNPFNRKHATFLREFFRGTAEVQIDGNGRILIPKKFFADTNLSDGLTLVGQDGKIEIWDSKQYKDSGMNLKEFNQLANDIFGGNMAE
- a CDS encoding methyltransferase domain-containing protein, with translation MGNICSLCHSGETSLYYEGESREYFLCSACHVVFVPETFFHSDLIEKEMYDKHQNSIDDVVYQKYLKRLMDPVMDRIGSGAKGLDFGCGPGPALSLLFEKCGFEMDIYDVFYAPNSEVFQNKYDFITASEVVEHFHDPKMELDRLFNLLNVGGVLAIKTQMLPSVDDFPQWYYKRDTTHVCLFSQKSFEFLAVRWGAKLEFVDTDIIIFTKLLR
- a CDS encoding PQQ-binding-like beta-propeller repeat protein, with protein sequence MKSLFLLVLSFLFAFQSHAQEGTQWRGPNRDGKYPAKNLLKKWPESGPKLLWHYDDLGDGHASAAVTDTRIYTAGVDGEQGFVIAFDYSGKQLWKTNYAKEWLENYDGVRGTPLLDDGMLYIMSGHGELVAISAENGEKVWSKNMLTEYGGRNLRFGMTENLLIEGDKIFCTPGGEEINIIALNKKTGDLIWKTKANGEKSAYCSPLLVKLANRSLMVTHTANSIVGVDTQNGEMMWRFEHKNQYNIHPNTPLYKDGLLFCFSGYGKGGVMLQLSEDGSSVKELWRNASVDNQMGGAVLVDGKIYVSGHNNRMWFCLDWKTGQEIYSSKALAKGNVIFADGMLYCYGDNGEIGLVDVKAGAFNKVSSFRVPYGSKQHWAHLVIHKNRMYVRHGNAFMVYEI